Proteins encoded within one genomic window of Mesorhizobium sp. AR10:
- a CDS encoding thioesterase family protein → MPIPAPFVSRVMDIEKDWIDYNGHLNMAYYNVLFDRCSDEAFERMGMGLDYVKQRRLTIYTAEVHVCYVQELHLDHKVTVSFQLIDHDDKRLRAYQEIRHVDGWLAATSETLSLHVDMSGPKVAPFPSDVLAKVEAMRAAHAVLPMPERAGRSIGIRRKTA, encoded by the coding sequence ATGCCCATCCCCGCCCCTTTCGTCTCTCGTGTCATGGACATCGAGAAGGACTGGATCGACTACAACGGCCATCTCAACATGGCCTACTACAACGTGCTCTTCGACCGCTGCTCGGACGAGGCCTTCGAAAGAATGGGCATGGGGCTGGACTATGTGAAACAGCGGCGGCTCACCATCTACACCGCGGAAGTCCATGTCTGCTACGTCCAGGAACTGCATCTGGATCACAAGGTCACGGTCTCCTTCCAGCTGATCGACCATGACGACAAGCGGCTGCGGGCCTACCAGGAAATCCGCCATGTCGACGGCTGGCTCGCCGCCACGTCCGAAACACTGTCGCTGCATGTCGACATGTCCGGCCCCAAGGTGGCGCCCTTCCCTTCCGATGTGCTCGCCAAGGTCGAGGCCATGCGTGCCGCCCATGCCGTGCTGCCTATGCCGGAGCGCGCCGGCCGTTCGATCGGTATTCGCCGCAAGACGGCTTGA
- a CDS encoding FAD-binding oxidoreductase, protein MALSDLNPVERNEEGIAAVLGILKQQLGERFQTGQAIRAQHAHTTTYIPTQAPDGVAFVETTAEVQEIVRACAAHRVPVIAFGVGSSLEGHTNAPGGGISLDTSRMNRILSVNPQDLDCTVEPGVTREDLNRHLRDTGLFFPIDPGANASLGGMAATRASGTNAVRYGTMRENVLSLTAVMADGEAVTTGKRAKKSSAGYDLTRLLIGSEGTLGIITQLTLKLQGIPQAISGGVCPFPSVEAACNAVIATIQMGIPVARIELVNALQMRAMKNYSKLDYPESPCLFVEFHGSDAGVAEQAETFGMIAEENGGGPFLWTSVAEERTKLWKARHDAYWSSLTLRPGAKGLSTDVCVPISRFAECVTETEADIAEMGLIAPIVGHAGDGNFHVLVLMDVDDPREIALSEKFVARLNMRAIAMDGTCTGEHGIGQGKVGFLRHELGHGVDIMRTIKQALDPLDIMNPGKILPRD, encoded by the coding sequence ATGGCTCTGAGCGACCTCAACCCGGTCGAACGCAACGAAGAAGGCATCGCTGCCGTGCTCGGCATCCTCAAGCAGCAGCTTGGCGAGCGATTCCAGACCGGCCAGGCGATTCGCGCCCAGCATGCGCACACCACCACCTATATCCCGACGCAGGCGCCTGACGGCGTCGCCTTTGTGGAGACGACGGCGGAAGTGCAGGAGATCGTGCGCGCCTGCGCCGCGCACCGGGTGCCGGTGATCGCTTTCGGCGTCGGCTCTTCGCTGGAGGGGCACACCAATGCGCCGGGCGGCGGCATCTCGCTGGACACGTCGCGGATGAACCGTATCCTTTCGGTCAACCCGCAGGATCTCGACTGCACCGTGGAACCCGGCGTCACGCGCGAAGATCTCAACCGGCATCTGCGCGACACCGGGCTGTTCTTCCCGATCGACCCCGGCGCCAATGCCTCGCTCGGCGGCATGGCGGCGACACGGGCTTCCGGCACCAATGCGGTGCGCTACGGCACCATGCGCGAGAACGTCTTGTCGCTGACGGCTGTCATGGCCGACGGCGAGGCTGTGACGACCGGCAAGCGGGCGAAAAAGAGCTCGGCCGGCTACGACCTGACGCGGCTGTTGATCGGCTCGGAGGGCACGCTCGGCATCATCACCCAACTGACCCTGAAGCTGCAGGGTATTCCGCAGGCGATTTCCGGTGGCGTCTGCCCGTTTCCCAGCGTCGAGGCGGCGTGCAACGCGGTGATCGCGACGATCCAGATGGGCATTCCGGTGGCGCGTATCGAGCTGGTCAACGCGCTGCAGATGCGGGCGATGAAGAATTATTCGAAGCTCGACTATCCGGAGAGCCCGTGCCTGTTCGTCGAATTCCACGGCAGCGATGCCGGCGTCGCCGAGCAGGCCGAGACCTTCGGCATGATCGCGGAGGAAAATGGCGGCGGGCCGTTCCTGTGGACCAGCGTTGCCGAGGAGCGGACGAAATTGTGGAAGGCCAGGCATGACGCCTACTGGTCGTCGCTGACGCTGCGGCCGGGCGCCAAGGGGCTGTCGACCGATGTCTGCGTGCCGATCTCGCGCTTTGCCGAATGCGTCACCGAGACCGAGGCCGACATTGCCGAGATGGGTCTGATCGCGCCGATCGTGGGCCATGCCGGCGACGGCAATTTCCATGTGCTGGTGCTGATGGACGTGGACGATCCCCGGGAGATCGCGCTGTCGGAAAAGTTCGTCGCGCGGCTCAACATGCGAGCGATCGCCATGGATGGCACCTGCACCGGCGAGCATGGCATCGGCCAAGGCAAGGTCGGCTTCCTGCGCCATGAGCTCGGCCACGGCGTCGACATCATGCGCACCATCAAGCAGGCGCTCGACCCGCTTGATATTATGAACCCGGGGAAGATTCTGCCTCGCGACTAG
- a CDS encoding AsmA-like C-terminal region-containing protein, producing the protein MLARLFVIFGGLFVLVLCAALVVPYFIDWTGYRAEFEREASAILGRKVTVQGDATARLLPFPSVTFSNVTVAGGPGGQPAMTVETFSMDAELAPFLSGEVLIFDMRLVRPKATIDIAADGTVDWAMRPSSPFDLNQISIEKLTVTEGQIALRHAAGGRSHLISEINSTISARSLAGPWRMDGSLRLDGLRATLVASTGKADGTGQMRLRLRADPDAYPLVIETDGNAGIVKGAAVYSGQFKISGADKNSAQLRGTDGEFVEINSGKVSAGKPDPGFRLNGKFSLDHQKLGVAEFRFETGPLDNPYTADGNASVDLGLKPRFSIEADGAQVQFDEAVGAAAGTGLTLSKRIAALERALLDLPKPTIPGTVEVKLPAVVTGDTTVRDVHLSAEPTDGGWSVKSLAATLPGRARLEANGMLSVEDHFGFTGALLLAVAQPSGFAAWLSKDVDEAIRRLPAAGFKAKVDLSEKRQALSDLELILGKAKFSGRIDSSQPDDAKPSVLMRLEGGELDVDGLAAFASIFVSDKGANRFSDRDLDFQIKAGPVSAGGLTADTVDTALRLRDGLLEIDRLSLGGLAGTSISATGRIKDFPASPTGKLDASVVAVDLKPLIDVAAQHYPDSAILKGLAGRAAAYPELFQDARVDLVASAADNGDGTTGLAVSGQGKAGGSAFSASLSGKGTIDSLREATVALTFNARNPDATALLALYGFPALPLGMLGQATTDVSAKGTLGGGLETSFNLAADDFKAGFDGTVADTPQGATAKGKVSLEAADIEPWLMTTGIGLPGMGAGMSTSFTADADFGNGLLVLDSLSGAINEAAVSGDLNIDVKDGLPHLAGALALDELDLDPMAVTLFGDQSFLATNGAWPTAPFSQKSSLPFTADLDLTTAALAGGPFATAYDAGFSLKLDREGIRVSGLKAKLLGGALTGLFELKNNDGTGLFSGQMKLAGADLATVLPDAGISGSGDFSTALSTSGKSVDAMVATLSGSGTAALKDLTLAGVNPDAFGAFIAKADAIGRDIDVAKTAGFAPQIAADGSFSAQDTDIAFAIAGGTLRAPPVKLENPKATLSADITADLTAGNVAVNGSIAYRPGDEALVGSEPTMNFSVDGPFGAMKRVFDSEPLAQFLTQRALEKEQQRVEAMQAALLEKQRLRREVRYYAALQTERDNAAEELRRLEEAARLKAEADARARAEAEAKAKAEAEAKAQAEAEAKAKAAADAQAQAEADAAAKAKAEADAKVQAEQQAAKEAAKAQAEQERKKAEEAMRIASQEKAKLDAERKAAREAPKVDGLPGVNDGSAPVPSKPKTNPFSVDNLLKSLGGG; encoded by the coding sequence ATGCTCGCACGCCTGTTCGTGATCTTCGGTGGTCTTTTCGTGCTGGTGCTGTGTGCGGCGCTGGTGGTGCCGTATTTTATCGACTGGACAGGCTACCGCGCCGAGTTCGAGCGCGAGGCGAGCGCCATTTTGGGCCGCAAGGTCACGGTGCAAGGCGATGCAACGGCGCGACTGCTGCCGTTTCCCTCGGTGACGTTTTCGAACGTAACCGTCGCCGGCGGCCCCGGCGGCCAGCCGGCGATGACCGTCGAGACCTTTTCGATGGATGCCGAACTGGCGCCTTTCCTGAGCGGCGAGGTGCTGATCTTCGATATGCGGCTGGTGCGGCCGAAGGCGACGATCGATATCGCCGCCGACGGCACGGTCGACTGGGCGATGCGGCCGTCCTCGCCGTTCGACCTCAACCAGATCTCGATCGAGAAGCTGACGGTGACGGAAGGGCAGATCGCGCTGCGCCATGCTGCCGGCGGGCGCAGCCATCTCATTTCCGAGATCAATTCGACGATCTCGGCCAGGTCGCTGGCCGGGCCATGGCGGATGGATGGTTCGCTGCGCCTGGATGGCCTGCGCGCCACGCTCGTCGCTTCCACCGGCAAGGCCGACGGCACCGGACAGATGCGGCTCCGGCTCAGGGCCGATCCGGATGCTTATCCGCTGGTCATCGAGACCGACGGCAATGCCGGCATTGTCAAGGGCGCGGCGGTCTATTCCGGTCAGTTCAAGATTTCGGGCGCCGACAAGAATTCGGCGCAGCTGCGCGGCACCGATGGCGAGTTTGTCGAGATCAATTCGGGCAAGGTCAGCGCCGGCAAACCCGATCCAGGGTTCCGGCTGAACGGCAAGTTTTCGCTCGATCACCAGAAACTCGGCGTTGCCGAATTCCGCTTCGAGACCGGGCCGCTCGACAATCCCTACACCGCCGACGGCAACGCCAGCGTCGATCTTGGGCTGAAGCCGCGCTTTTCGATCGAGGCCGACGGCGCGCAGGTGCAGTTCGATGAAGCGGTCGGTGCCGCGGCCGGCACCGGACTGACCCTGTCCAAGCGTATCGCGGCGCTGGAGCGGGCGCTGCTCGATTTGCCGAAGCCGACCATACCGGGCACCGTCGAGGTCAAGCTGCCGGCTGTGGTGACCGGCGACACGACGGTTCGCGATGTGCATCTTTCCGCCGAACCGACCGATGGTGGCTGGTCGGTGAAGTCGCTCGCCGCGACGCTGCCCGGCCGCGCCAGGCTGGAAGCAAACGGCATGCTCAGCGTCGAGGATCATTTCGGCTTTACCGGCGCGCTGCTGCTGGCCGTGGCGCAGCCTTCCGGCTTCGCCGCCTGGCTGTCGAAGGATGTTGACGAGGCAATCCGCCGCCTGCCGGCCGCCGGCTTCAAGGCCAAGGTCGATCTCAGCGAGAAGCGCCAAGCCCTCAGCGATCTCGAACTGATCCTCGGCAAGGCGAAGTTTTCCGGCCGTATCGATTCCAGCCAGCCGGACGACGCCAAGCCGTCGGTGCTGATGCGGCTCGAAGGCGGCGAACTCGACGTCGACGGGCTCGCGGCCTTCGCTTCGATCTTCGTCAGCGACAAGGGCGCCAACCGCTTTTCCGACCGCGATCTTGATTTTCAGATCAAGGCCGGGCCGGTCAGTGCCGGCGGTCTGACCGCCGATACGGTCGACACGGCACTCAGACTGCGCGACGGTCTGCTCGAGATCGATCGGCTTTCGCTCGGTGGGCTGGCCGGCACTTCGATCAGCGCCACTGGCCGGATCAAGGATTTCCCGGCGAGCCCGACCGGCAAGCTCGACGCATCCGTGGTCGCCGTCGACCTCAAGCCGTTGATCGATGTCGCAGCACAGCACTATCCCGACAGTGCCATCCTGAAAGGCCTTGCGGGCCGGGCCGCAGCCTACCCCGAACTGTTCCAGGACGCGCGTGTCGATCTGGTGGCGAGTGCTGCCGACAATGGCGACGGCACCACGGGGCTGGCGGTCAGCGGACAGGGCAAGGCCGGTGGCTCAGCCTTTTCGGCGTCGCTGTCCGGCAAGGGGACGATCGACAGCCTTCGGGAAGCCACGGTGGCGCTGACCTTCAACGCCAGGAATCCCGACGCCACGGCGCTGCTGGCGCTCTATGGTTTTCCCGCACTGCCGCTCGGCATGCTCGGCCAGGCAACCACCGACGTCTCCGCCAAGGGCACGCTTGGCGGCGGCCTGGAGACGAGTTTCAACCTTGCCGCCGACGACTTCAAGGCCGGGTTCGACGGGACGGTGGCCGATACGCCGCAAGGGGCCACGGCCAAGGGCAAGGTCAGCCTCGAGGCCGCCGACATCGAGCCGTGGCTGATGACGACCGGAATCGGACTGCCGGGCATGGGGGCTGGCATGTCGACCTCGTTCACGGCGGATGCCGACTTCGGCAATGGCCTGCTGGTCCTGGACAGCCTCAGCGGCGCCATCAACGAGGCCGCGGTTTCCGGTGACCTCAACATCGATGTGAAGGACGGGCTGCCGCATCTTGCCGGCGCGTTGGCGCTCGACGAACTGGACCTCGATCCGATGGCGGTGACGCTGTTTGGCGACCAGTCCTTCCTCGCCACCAATGGGGCCTGGCCGACGGCGCCTTTCAGCCAGAAGTCCAGCCTGCCGTTCACCGCCGATCTCGACCTGACCACGGCAGCCCTTGCCGGGGGCCCGTTCGCCACGGCCTATGATGCGGGTTTTTCACTGAAGCTCGACCGGGAAGGCATCCGCGTTTCAGGCCTCAAGGCCAAACTCCTCGGCGGCGCGCTGACCGGGCTGTTCGAGTTGAAGAACAATGACGGCACCGGGCTTTTCTCGGGCCAGATGAAACTTGCCGGCGCCGACCTGGCGACAGTGCTGCCGGATGCCGGCATCAGCGGCAGCGGCGATTTCTCAACGGCGCTTTCGACCAGCGGCAAATCGGTCGATGCGATGGTTGCGACGCTGTCCGGCTCCGGCACGGCAGCGTTGAAGGACCTGACTCTTGCCGGCGTCAATCCCGATGCCTTCGGCGCCTTCATCGCCAAAGCCGATGCGATCGGGCGCGATATCGATGTGGCAAAGACCGCTGGCTTTGCGCCGCAGATTGCCGCGGATGGCAGTTTTTCGGCTCAGGACACTGATATCGCCTTCGCGATTGCCGGCGGCACGCTACGGGCACCGCCGGTCAAGCTCGAAAATCCGAAGGCGACGCTGTCAGCCGACATCACGGCGGATCTGACTGCGGGCAACGTCGCCGTCAACGGGTCGATCGCCTACAGGCCCGGCGACGAGGCGCTGGTCGGCTCCGAACCGACCATGAATTTCAGTGTCGACGGGCCGTTCGGTGCAATGAAAAGGGTATTCGACAGCGAGCCGCTGGCGCAGTTCCTGACCCAGCGCGCGCTGGAGAAGGAGCAGCAGCGGGTCGAGGCGATGCAGGCCGCATTGCTGGAAAAACAGCGGCTGCGGCGCGAGGTGCGGTATTACGCGGCCCTGCAAACCGAACGCGACAACGCCGCCGAGGAGTTGCGTAGGCTGGAGGAAGCCGCGCGGCTGAAAGCCGAGGCGGATGCCAGGGCGAGGGCGGAAGCCGAGGCAAAGGCGAAAGCTGAAGCCGAAGCAAAGGCTCAAGCCGAAGCGGAAGCAAAAGCCAAGGCGGCAGCTGACGCACAGGCTCAAGCCGAGGCGGACGCTGCGGCCAAGGCCAAGGCAGAAGCCGACGCAAAGGTTCAAGCCGAGCAACAGGCCGCCAAGGAGGCGGCGAAAGCGCAGGCCGAACAGGAGCGCAAGAAGGCGGAAGAGGCTATGCGCATCGCGTCGCAGGAGAAAGCCAAGCTCGACGCCGAACGCAAGGCGGCCAGGGAGGCGCCAAAGGTCGACGGTCTTCCCGGCGTCAATGACGGTTCGGCACCGGTGCCATCGAAGCCCAAGACCAACCCGTTCTCGGTCGACAATCTGCTGAAGTCGCTGGGCGGCGGCTAG
- a CDS encoding ribbon-helix-helix domain-containing protein — MSPVEKRSVTIRGHRTSYSLEKPFYDDLVVIAARRKRTLAALVAEIDETRPRDANLSSALRLYVLDWAKRRIAD; from the coding sequence GTGAGCCCGGTCGAAAAACGCTCGGTGACGATCCGCGGCCACCGCACCAGCTATTCGCTCGAAAAACCGTTCTATGACGATCTCGTCGTCATTGCGGCCAGGCGAAAACGTACGCTCGCCGCCCTCGTCGCCGAAATCGACGAAACCCGCCCCCGCGACGCCAATCTCTCTTCTGCGCTGAGGCTGTATGTGCTGGATTGGGCCAAGCGAAGAATTGCGGACTAG
- a CDS encoding DUF4169 family protein has protein sequence MADILNLRQARKQKARIEKERLAGQNRALHGRSKADRNHDRLTAEKAEKFVSGHRREPLEDQGDK, from the coding sequence ATGGCCGATATCCTCAATCTCCGTCAGGCCCGTAAGCAGAAGGCGCGGATTGAGAAAGAGCGGCTGGCCGGCCAGAACCGGGCGCTGCACGGCCGTTCCAAGGCCGACCGGAACCATGATCGCCTGACCGCCGAAAAAGCCGAAAAATTCGTCTCCGGCCATCGCCGCGAACCCTTGGAAGATCAAGGCGATAAATGA
- a CDS encoding SspB family protein: MADDHIRYDILAQEALRGVMRKVLAEVARTGLPGNHHFFITFLTGAPGVRVSSRLRERYPEQMTIVIQFQYWDLKVTDTGFEVGLSFSDVPEKLEIPFSAVRGFYDPSVNFELEFDVKTDTSAEDGPTAQSAPEPLAIVTEKKPEKTKKAAAEAEKKPAVADAGKSADVVSLDAFRKK, translated from the coding sequence ATGGCCGACGACCACATCCGCTACGACATTCTGGCCCAGGAGGCGTTGCGCGGCGTCATGCGCAAGGTTCTGGCCGAGGTCGCGCGCACCGGCCTGCCTGGCAACCATCATTTCTTCATCACTTTCCTGACCGGCGCGCCGGGCGTGCGCGTGTCTTCCCGGTTGCGCGAGCGCTATCCCGAACAGATGACCATCGTCATCCAGTTCCAGTACTGGGACCTGAAAGTGACCGACACGGGCTTCGAGGTCGGGCTGTCCTTCTCCGATGTACCCGAAAAGCTCGAAATCCCGTTCTCGGCCGTGCGCGGCTTTTACGACCCGTCCGTCAATTTCGAACTCGAATTCGACGTAAAGACGGACACTTCGGCAGAGGACGGACCGACAGCCCAGTCGGCTCCCGAACCACTGGCCATCGTCACCGAGAAAAAGCCGGAGAAGACGAAGAAGGCCGCCGCCGAGGCCGAAAAGAAGCCTGCCGTGGCCGACGCCGGCAAGAGCGCCGATGTCGTGTCGCTCGACGCCTTCCGCAAGAAGTAA
- a CDS encoding TetR/AcrR family transcriptional regulator yields the protein MKLHVSPDIFPPRGHEAKRMSIVDAAASVFCREGFAGANIDLIAVEAGVSRQTVYNHHGDKERLFIAVVRDLTERCNAGIFATFASFPDQPKDLEADLIGFAIRMNRNCICNRDGKFLRKLIQTEGERYPELFAEWRDQGPGRTWPALAARFARLAHAGFLVIEDPDVAARQFLALVNAELQTTFMLGGTPQDDEVVQSATNGVRTFLRAFGKRQSAARADKHSALAGA from the coding sequence ATGAAGCTGCACGTCTCTCCTGACATTTTCCCGCCACGTGGCCATGAGGCCAAGCGAATGTCGATTGTTGATGCTGCTGCTTCGGTTTTTTGCCGCGAAGGCTTTGCCGGCGCCAATATCGACCTGATCGCGGTCGAGGCCGGTGTTTCGCGTCAGACCGTCTACAACCATCATGGCGACAAGGAAAGGTTGTTCATTGCCGTCGTTCGCGACCTGACCGAGCGCTGCAATGCCGGCATCTTCGCCACCTTTGCCAGTTTCCCCGACCAGCCCAAGGATCTGGAGGCCGACCTGATTGGCTTTGCGATCCGCATGAACCGCAACTGCATCTGCAACCGCGACGGAAAATTCCTGCGCAAGCTGATCCAGACCGAGGGCGAGCGCTATCCCGAACTTTTTGCCGAGTGGCGCGACCAGGGGCCAGGCAGGACGTGGCCGGCGCTGGCCGCCCGCTTCGCCCGCCTCGCCCATGCCGGTTTCCTGGTGATCGAAGATCCCGATGTGGCGGCGCGCCAGTTCCTCGCCCTCGTCAACGCCGAACTGCAGACAACCTTCATGCTCGGCGGCACGCCGCAGGACGATGAGGTGGTGCAGTCCGCAACAAATGGCGTGCGCACCTTTTTGCGCGCCTTCGGCAAGCGGCAGTCCGCTGCCCGCGCGGACAAACACAGCGCGCTCGCCGGCGCCTGA
- a CDS encoding multidrug effflux MFS transporter, with amino-acid sequence MSPKFLRIAVVLGLLSAIGPFAIDMYLPALPSIGEDLHASTAAVQMSLLIFFLSMGFGQIIVGPISDMVGRKLPLYGGLALFMVGGVGSAMAPTIEWLIAFRFLQGLGASAGMAVPRAIVRDLHTGTEAAKLMSLLMLVFSVSPILAPLTGSQIIENFGWRAVFWTVTGAAALATILLATSLKETRPAEERAGSSFGTALSAYRFLMGDLNFLGLVAIAGFGIASFFVYLSSSSFILIDHYGLSPSVYSVFFSINAVAFIGMSQLTGLLSERFGLRRVVRVAVTGYATTMVVLLAVMATGVDRLDVMAALLFIGYGFLGLVIPTTSVLAMEEHGEIAGTASALMGTLHFAIGAVAMGVAGVFFDGTPLPMVAGITLCAVISFTLAKVTLGRSREVVEAPAE; translated from the coding sequence ATGAGTCCCAAATTCCTCCGCATCGCGGTCGTACTCGGCTTGTTGTCCGCTATCGGCCCCTTCGCCATCGACATGTATCTCCCCGCGCTGCCTTCGATCGGCGAAGATCTGCACGCCAGCACTGCCGCCGTGCAGATGAGCCTGTTGATATTCTTCCTCTCGATGGGCTTCGGCCAGATCATCGTCGGGCCGATCTCCGACATGGTCGGGCGCAAGCTGCCGCTCTATGGCGGCCTCGCGCTGTTCATGGTCGGCGGCGTCGGCTCGGCAATGGCGCCGACTATCGAATGGCTGATCGCCTTCCGCTTCCTGCAGGGGCTCGGCGCCAGCGCCGGCATGGCCGTGCCGCGCGCCATCGTGCGTGATCTGCACACCGGCACCGAGGCGGCAAAGCTGATGTCGCTGTTGATGCTGGTGTTTTCGGTGTCGCCGATCCTGGCGCCGCTGACCGGCAGCCAGATCATCGAGAATTTCGGCTGGCGCGCCGTATTCTGGACGGTGACGGGTGCGGCGGCACTGGCCACCATCCTGCTGGCGACCTCGCTCAAGGAAACACGGCCGGCCGAGGAGCGCGCCGGCAGTTCCTTCGGCACCGCGCTTTCCGCCTACCGCTTCCTGATGGGTGATCTCAACTTCCTGGGTCTGGTGGCGATCGCCGGCTTCGGCATTGCCAGCTTCTTCGTCTATCTGTCGAGTTCGTCCTTCATCCTGATCGACCACTACGGGCTGTCGCCTTCGGTCTACAGCGTGTTCTTCTCGATCAACGCGGTTGCCTTCATCGGCATGTCGCAGCTGACTGGATTGCTGTCGGAGCGGTTCGGGCTGAGGCGCGTGGTGCGTGTCGCCGTGACCGGCTATGCGACGACCATGGTGGTGCTGTTGGCGGTGATGGCAACCGGCGTCGACCGGCTCGACGTGATGGCGGCGCTGCTGTTCATCGGCTACGGTTTTCTCGGCCTGGTCATCCCGACGACGTCGGTGCTGGCCATGGAAGAGCATGGCGAGATTGCCGGCACGGCTTCGGCGCTGATGGGCACGCTGCATTTCGCCATCGGTGCCGTCGCCATGGGCGTTGCCGGCGTGTTCTTCGACGGCACACCGCTGCCGATGGTGGCCGGCATCACGCTTTGCGCGGTGATCTCGTTTACGCTGGCAAAAGTGACGCTTGGCCGTTCGCGCGAAGTCGTCGAAGCACCGGCAGAGTAA
- a CDS encoding PLP-dependent aminotransferase family protein — protein MASGAVRMDIRLDISNDAGTLVGRVMAAIRQRIAGRTLAPGAKLPSIRGFAKAMSVSKSTVVEAYDRLVAEGVVQSRRGSGFYVAGHLPPLALAEIGPRLDRAVDPFWVSRQSLEAGEDTLKPGCGWLPASWMPEADLRRSLRSFARADTAALTDYGPPLGLLPLRQLLSRRMAERGIEAAPDQIMLTESGTQAIDLLCRFLLEPGDTVLVDDPCYFNFLALLRAHRAKVVSVPYTPSGPDMELFGQALSEHRPRLYITNSAIHNPTGATLSPVIAHRLLKLAEQSGLTIIEDDIFADFEHEPAPRLAAFDGLDRVIHIGSFSKTLSAATRCGFIAARRDWTDGLIDLKIATSFGGSPVAAELVLGILRDGTYRKHINGLRDRLSRAMGETGARLKAMGINPWIEPRSGMFLWCTLPDGLDAADIARWALAENIVLAPGNAFSLSQSATGFLRFNVAQSSDPRIFSALERAMQG, from the coding sequence ATGGCTTCAGGAGCAGTACGGATGGACATCCGGCTGGATATCTCGAACGATGCCGGCACGCTTGTCGGGCGCGTCATGGCGGCAATACGGCAACGCATCGCCGGACGAACGCTCGCACCAGGGGCAAAGCTGCCCTCGATCCGCGGCTTTGCCAAAGCCATGTCGGTCTCCAAGTCGACCGTGGTCGAAGCCTATGACCGGCTCGTTGCCGAAGGCGTCGTCCAGTCGCGGCGCGGTTCGGGATTCTATGTCGCCGGCCACCTGCCCCCATTGGCTCTCGCCGAAATTGGCCCGCGGCTGGATCGCGCCGTTGATCCGTTCTGGGTGTCGCGGCAATCGCTGGAAGCTGGCGAGGACACACTCAAGCCGGGCTGCGGATGGCTTCCCGCCTCATGGATGCCGGAAGCCGATTTGCGCCGATCGCTACGCAGTTTTGCCCGCGCCGATACCGCGGCGTTGACCGACTACGGACCGCCGCTTGGCCTTTTGCCATTGCGCCAGCTTCTGTCGCGGCGCATGGCGGAGCGCGGCATCGAGGCGGCACCGGACCAGATCATGCTGACGGAATCGGGCACGCAGGCTATCGACCTGCTGTGCCGGTTCCTGCTCGAGCCGGGCGACACTGTGCTTGTCGACGACCCCTGCTATTTCAATTTTCTCGCCCTGCTGCGCGCGCATCGCGCCAAGGTCGTCAGTGTTCCCTACACGCCCTCGGGCCCCGACATGGAGCTGTTTGGGCAAGCGCTGAGCGAGCATCGGCCGCGCCTCTACATCACCAATTCGGCGATCCACAATCCGACCGGGGCAACGCTCTCGCCCGTCATTGCCCACCGGCTACTCAAGCTCGCCGAGCAATCGGGGCTGACCATCATCGAGGACGATATTTTCGCCGACTTCGAACATGAACCCGCGCCGCGCCTGGCCGCGTTTGACGGGCTGGACCGGGTGATCCACATCGGCAGTTTTTCCAAGACGCTGTCGGCGGCGACGCGGTGTGGGTTCATCGCCGCCCGACGCGATTGGACGGACGGGCTGATCGATCTGAAAATCGCCACCTCATTCGGCGGCAGCCCGGTTGCCGCCGAGCTTGTCCTCGGCATTCTCCGGGATGGAACTTACCGCAAACACATCAATGGCCTGCGCGATCGCCTGTCCCGCGCCATGGGGGAAACCGGCGCGCGGTTGAAGGCCATGGGCATCAACCCATGGATCGAGCCAAGGAGCGGCATGTTCCTGTGGTGCACGCTGCCCGATGGTCTGGACGCCGCCGATATCGCGCGGTGGGCATTGGCCGAGAACATTGTGCTGGCGCCGGGAAACGCCTTCAGCCTTTCGCAGTCCGCCACAGGGTTTCTGCGTTTCAACGTTGCCCAATCGTCCGATCCGCGCATCTTCTCTGCGCTTGAAAGGGCGATGCAGGGATGA